The following coding sequences are from one Loxodonta africana isolate mLoxAfr1 chromosome 18, mLoxAfr1.hap2, whole genome shotgun sequence window:
- the TXNDC17 gene encoding thioredoxin domain-containing protein 17 — MARYEEVRVSGFEEFNRTVEQHDGKTIFAYFTGSKDAEGKSWCPDCVLAEPVVREGLKHISEGCVFIYCQVGEKPYWKDPNNDFRKKLKVTAVPTLLKYGTPQKLVESECLQASLVEMLFSED; from the exons ATGGCCCGCTACGAGGAGGTGCGTGTGTCCGGCTTCGAGGAATTCAACCGCACTGTAGAGCAGCACGATGGCAAGACCATCTTCGCCTACTTCACGGGTTCTAAGGACGCCGAAGGGAAAAGCTGGTGCCCCGACTGCGTGCTGG ctgaacCAGTCGTACGAGAGGGTCTGAAGCATATTAGTGAAGGATGTGTGTTCATCTACTGCCAAGTAGGAGAAAAACCTTA TTGGAAAGATCCAAATAACGACTTCAGAAAAAAGCTGAAAGTAACTGCAGTGCCTACACTACTTAAATATGGAACA CCTCAAAAACTGGTAGAATCTGAGTGTCTTCAGGCCAGCCTTGTGGAGATGTTGTTCTCTGAAGATTAA
- the LOC135228117 gene encoding collagen alpha-2(I) chain, whose amino-acid sequence MSTATDRGFWTRQRGGEQAAEMPARRQGPSRPRRGARRPWGRRRAAGAPRGRGTKRESRFSVWGTGCVNAERLQECRRPRGRRPAAEPAEAVGAKAALGAPGIARSIAAARDPETVWVNGAVGEPQVVGPIGSVWVTGTGIEETDYRSPLGCERKGRPGSLGHGSILELWLKVQAMRAASGYGEESRVELYPVPAGQGPVERGVPGQASWVETSLGGLTGPWVKGQARAVPRATGIPVTKGLVVGYEKVLGSCGQGQAVRMPGTVDSSCGIAPCLWGRGHAVGMPGAVEGRGSGVALCRWGKGQTKGVPGFVGWREVAGVPRTVEGETGCEGAPGLWGRGQSTQVSGALEEEPVYGSTPSMCGRGQAVGVAAVVETRSVGAPGMWRRRQAVEEIGCGGIPGLRGTGQPVGVSRAIEEETRYGGDPGFWERGQAVRVETGSGGGPGFWEAVGDVGLSGTDEEEAGSGGAPGLWGMEAVIGVPKTLREETGHGPVSGHWGTEVPVGVAQAVVVPRAMGEETGYGGTPGLWYRQQPQGAPPAETVPGVVGEEICCERVVSQWEGRQVIGEQETVVSTALGMSGPANQETETGSGDVSCLCRRRQTVGPSATMGIPKAAGVPKHRRTAVGVPIAVDEPRSERVPAAVWVSGPVGQENSPGGAVNLWERVRTPRMPMASGRSVAPGELWSVGEDSGAGALPGSWGRRQAGGVPTMTQVSVDPEVPGPVGEEPGSGSVPRLWGRRQAARVPMAAEVPTPFRVPGPPGVDPGSGDFLGLMGRRQAVQVPVAVGVSAVGRMPMVPRWPRLVQEEMGSGGDTGLWGGRETVGVPADARGPTMPTSVMIAEPTGEKTGSGGVSGLSGGRPTAGVPVVLGLHTATGLEGAEMHSGGHLCISRRQTAGMPVAAGVSMAVGVPTGAGALGPLAGDTSSQDISDIWGRRQATEIPIAASVPGPVEGETGFDGVSSLWRRQTRTVPAAVQGPESLGLLGAVGVPVPGWVPAAVWVSGSIEEEMNGGVMGLTAVRRELTEGPGASGEETGGRNILELAGRRQAGGVLHTCGGGARLWGCHRSVGEERDYRNVPGVSGTRKTMGLHETVGVPPVSREEMGFGYFTDHPQQRGRREAGGVSGNRLRGDNLGDSYVEEDRLRGASQ is encoded by the coding sequence ATGAGCACGGCGACTGACCGTGGGTTCTGGACTAGGCAGCGTGGGGGCGAGCAAGCCGCGGAGATGCCAGCCCGTCGTCAGGGGCCCAGCAGGCCAAGGCGGGGAGCTCGGAGGCCTTGGGGGAGGAGACGGGCTGCAGGGGCGCCCCGAGGCCGTGGAACCAAGCGCGAGTCGAGGTTCTCGGTGTGGGGAACTGGCTGTGTGAATGCAGAGAGGCTGCAGGAGTGTCGGCGGCCACGGGGGAGGAGGCCAGCTGCGGAGCCAGCAGAGGCTGTTGGGGCAAAGGCGGCCTTGGGGGCACCTGGTATTGCACGGTCTATTGCGGCTGCAAGAGACCCAGAGACTGTGTGGGTAAACGGGGCTGTGGGAGAACCCCAGGTGGTGGGGCCTATCGGGTCTGTGTGGGTGACTGGAACTGGGATTGAGGAGACGGACTATAGGAGTCCTCTGGGCTGTGAGAGAAAAGGCCGTCCTGGATCTCTGGGGCATGGGAGCATTCTGGAACTGTGGCTGAAGGTGCAGGCCATGAGGGCAGCTTCAGGTTATGGAGAAGAGAGCAGAGTTGAGCTCTACCCTGTGCCTGCAGGGCAGGGGCCAGTTGAAAGGGGTGTCCCTGGCCAGGCTTCATGGGTAGAGACAAGCCTTGGTGGCCTCACAGGACCGTGGGTGAAAGGACAGGCTAGGGCAGTCCCTCGGGCCACGGGAATACCTGTAACTAAGGGGTTAGTAGTAGGTTACGAGAAGGTCTTAGGTTCGTGTGGGCAGGGGCAGGCTGTGAGAATGCCTGGTACTGTGGATTCAAGTTGTGGGATTGCCCCATGCCTGTGGGGGAGGGGACATGCTGTGGGGATGCCTGGGGCAGTGGAGGGGAGAGGCAGTGGGGTTGCCCTTTGCCGTTGGGGAAAAGGACAGACTAAGGGGGTGCCTGGGTTTGTGGGGTGGCGCGAGGTGGCAGGAGTTCCCAGAACTGTGGAGGGAGAGACAGGTTGTGAGGGTGCTCCAGGTCTGTGGGGGAGAGGGCAGTCCACGCAGGTATCTGGTGCTTTGGAAGAAGAGCCAGTCTATGGCAGTACCCCAAGCATGTGCGGAAGGGGACAGGCTGTGGGGGTGGCTGCTGTTGTGGAGACTAGGTCTGTGGGTGCCCCAGGCATGTGGCGGAGGAGACAGGCTGTGGAGGAGATAGGCTGTGGGGGTATTCCTGGCTTACGGGGCACAGGACAGCCTGTGGGGGTGTCTCGTGCTATTGAAGAGGAAACCAGATACGGGGGTGACCCAGGATTCTGGGAAAGAGGACAAGCTGTGCGGGTAGAGACTGGCTCTGGAGGAGGCCCAGGGTTTTGGGAAGCTGTTGGGGATGTGGGGTTATCTGGTACTGATGAGGAAGAGGCAGGTTCTGGGGGTGCTCCAGGCTTGTGGGGGATGGAAGCGGTTATAGGAGTACCTAAGACTTTAAGGGAAGAGACAGGCCATGGGCCTGTCTCTGGTCATTGGGGAACAGAAGTGCCTGTGGGGGTGGCCCAGGCTGTGGTGGTCCCACGGGCCATGGGAGAAGAGACAGGCTATGGTGGTACCCCAGGCCTGTGGTATAGACAGCAGCCTCAGGGGGCACCTCCAGCTGAGACAGTGCCAGGAGTTGTTGGTGAGGAGATATGCTGTGAGCGTGTCGTGAGCCAGTGGGAAGGGAGGCAGGTTATTGGGGAGCAAGAGACCGTGGTGTCTACAGCTTTAGGGATGTCTGGGCCTGCGAATCAAGAGACTGAGACTGGCTCTGGGGATGTTTCTTGTCTGTGCAGGAGGAGACAAACTGTGGGGCCGTCTGCGACCATGGGGATACCCAAGGCAGCAGGTGTGCCTAAGCACAGGCGTACTGCAGTAGGGGTCCCCATAGCTGTGGATGAGCCCAGGTCTGAGAGGGTGCCTGCTGCTGTGTGGGTATCTGGCCCTGTGGGGCAGGAAAACAGCCCTGGAGGTGCCGTGAACCTGTGGGAAAGGGTTCGTACTCCCCGAATGCCCATGGCTTCAGGGAGGTCCGTGGCTCCTGGGGAGCTGTGGTCTGTGGGGGAGGATTCTGGTGCTGGGGCTCTCCCAGGATCTTGGGGAAGGAGACAGGCTGGTGGGGTTCCCACGATGACCCAGGTTTCTGTGGATCCTGAGGTGCCTGGGCCTGTAGGGGAGGAGCCTGGCTCTGGAAGTGTCCCAAGGTTGTGGGGAAGGAGGCAGGCTGCCAGGGTTCCCATGGCCGCTGAAGTGCCCACCCCTTTTAGGGTGCCTGGTCCTCCAGGTGTGGACCCTGGCTCTGGAGATTTCTTAGGCTTGATGGGAAGGAGACAAGCTGTACAAGTACCTGTGGCTGTAGGGGTGTCCGCAGTGGGCAGGATGCCCATGGTGCCCAGGTGGCCTAGGCTTGTGCAGGAGGAGATGGGCTCTGGAGGTGACACAGGTttatggggagggagagagactgTGGGAGTACCTGCAGATGCTAGGGGGCCCACGATGCCTACGTCTGTCATGATAGCCGAGCCCACGGGGGAAAAGACTGGCTCTGGGGGCGTCTCAGGCTTGTCAGGAGGTAGACCGACTGCAGGGGTACCTGTGGTTTTGGGGCTGCACACAGCCACTGGGCTTGAGGGGGCGGAGATGCACTCTGGGGGTCACTTGTGCATATCGAGAAGACAGACTGCTGGCATGCCTGTGGCTGCTGGGGTTTCTATGGCCGTGGGAGTGCCCACAGGCGCTGGGGCCCTTGGGCCTCTGGCGGGGGATACCAGTTCTCAGGACATCTCCGACATTTGGGGAAGGAGACAGGCTACTGAAATACCAATTGCTGCCAGTGTCCCTGGCCCTGTGGAAGGGGAGACTGGTTTTGATGGTGTCTCGAGCCTGTGGAGGAGACAGACTAGAACAGTTCCTGCAGCTGTTCAGGGGCCTGAGTCTTTGGGGCTGCTTGGAGCTGTGGGAGTACCTGTGCCTGGGTGGGTGCCCGCTGCAGTATGGGTGAGTGGGTCCATAGAAGAAGAAATGAACGGGGGTGTCATGGGCCTGACAGCGGTGAGAAGGGAGTTGACAGAGGGGCCTGGGGCTTCAGGAGAGGAGACAGGAGGTAGGAACATCCTGGAACTGGCAGGGAGGAGACAGGCTGGGGGGGTGTTGCATACTTGTGGGGGTGGGGCCAGGCTATGGGGCTGTCACAGATCTGTGGGAGAAGAAAGAGACTACAGGAATGTTCCAGGAGTGTCAGGGACAAGAAAAACTATGGGGCTACATGAAACTGTGGGGGTGCCCCCAGTTTCAAGGGAGGAAATGGGCTTTGGTTATTTCACAGATCATCCACAGcagagggggaggagggaggctgGAGGAGTTTCTGGAAACAGACTGAGGGGGGACAATTTGGGAGACAGTTATGTGGAGGAGGACAGATTGAGAGGGGCGTCCCAGTAG